In Streptomyces sclerotialus, one genomic interval encodes:
- a CDS encoding MBL fold metallo-hydrolase yields the protein MALELTKKTHACVRLAKDGRTLVIDPGGFSEQDAAVGADAILITHEHPDHFAEDRLRAAMEANPAAEIWTLSSVAEQISAAFPGRVHTVGEGDTFTAAGFEVEVHGQLHAVIHPDIPRITNVGYFVDGTVFHPGDALTVPGRPVDTLLLPVHAPWNKVSEIIDYVREVKPRHAIDVHDSLLQDHARPVYDRMIDQLGGTDHGRLTPGQAASLG from the coding sequence ATGGCACTCGAACTCACCAAGAAGACCCACGCCTGTGTCCGGCTGGCCAAGGACGGGCGGACCCTGGTCATCGACCCCGGTGGCTTCAGCGAGCAGGACGCGGCCGTCGGCGCGGACGCGATCCTGATCACCCACGAGCACCCCGACCACTTCGCCGAGGACCGGCTGCGGGCCGCCATGGAGGCCAACCCCGCCGCCGAGATCTGGACCCTGTCATCCGTCGCCGAGCAGATCTCGGCCGCGTTCCCCGGCCGGGTGCACACCGTCGGCGAGGGCGACACCTTCACCGCGGCCGGCTTCGAGGTGGAGGTGCACGGGCAGCTGCACGCCGTGATCCACCCCGACATCCCGCGGATCACCAACGTCGGCTACTTCGTCGACGGCACCGTCTTCCACCCCGGCGACGCGCTCACCGTCCCGGGCCGCCCGGTCGACACCCTGCTGCTGCCCGTGCACGCCCCCTGGAACAAGGTCTCCGAGATCATCGACTACGTGCGCGAGGTCAAGCCGCGGCACGCCATCGACGTCCACGACAGCCTGCTCCAGGACCACGCCCGGCCGGTCTACGACCGCATGATCGACCAGCTCGGCGGCACCGACCACGGCCGCCTCACCCCTGGTCAGGCCGCGTCCCTGGGCTGA
- a CDS encoding glutamate ABC transporter substrate-binding protein, giving the protein MKTFPRAAAAVLLGLLAVLAAACGKPGSPPAKGPRGDELPKYPVQTRFQLPDSSTWKKAESRGHLVVGVKEDQPYLGERDPASGEYRGFDIEIAKMLSAALGFDPRTLDYRTIASANRETALQNGQIDYYVGTYTINDLRKKQVGFAGPYYLAGQGLLVRKDERDIKGPGDLAGKRVCSAAGSTPYQRIKADYPEAVLVAYDTYSVCVDNLLTYQVDAVTTDDAILLGYAAKAPDEMKLVGKPFSKEPYGVGLPLNDPALRFALDDALAADEKNGNWKKAYDATLGLSGVPAPKPPRIDRYTVS; this is encoded by the coding sequence GTGAAGACGTTTCCTCGGGCCGCGGCGGCCGTGCTGCTCGGCCTGCTCGCCGTCCTCGCCGCCGCCTGCGGCAAGCCCGGCAGCCCGCCCGCCAAGGGCCCGCGCGGCGACGAGCTCCCGAAGTACCCGGTACAGACCCGCTTCCAGCTGCCCGACTCGTCGACCTGGAAGAAGGCCGAGAGCCGCGGCCACCTGGTCGTCGGCGTCAAGGAGGACCAGCCCTACCTGGGCGAACGCGACCCGGCCTCCGGCGAGTACCGCGGCTTCGACATCGAGATCGCCAAGATGCTCTCCGCCGCGCTCGGCTTCGACCCCAGGACCCTGGACTACCGGACGATCGCCTCGGCCAACCGCGAGACCGCCCTCCAGAACGGCCAGATCGACTACTACGTCGGCACCTACACCATCAACGACCTGCGCAAGAAGCAGGTCGGCTTCGCGGGCCCGTACTACCTGGCGGGCCAGGGCCTGCTGGTACGCAAGGACGAGCGGGACATCAAGGGACCGGGGGACCTGGCCGGCAAGCGGGTCTGCTCCGCCGCCGGCTCGACCCCGTACCAGCGCATCAAGGCCGACTACCCCGAGGCGGTGCTCGTCGCGTACGACACCTACTCCGTCTGCGTCGACAACCTGCTCACCTACCAGGTCGACGCGGTCACCACCGACGACGCGATCCTGCTCGGCTACGCCGCCAAGGCGCCCGACGAGATGAAGCTGGTCGGCAAGCCGTTCTCGAAGGAGCCCTACGGCGTCGGCCTCCCGCTGAACGACCCGGCGCTGCGCTTCGCGCTGGACGACGCGCTCGCCGCCGACGAGAAGAACGGCAACTGGAAGAAGGCCTATGACGCCACCCTCGGGCTGTCCGGAGTGCCCGCGCCGAAGCCGCCCAGGATCGACCGCTACACGGTGAGCTGA
- a CDS encoding exodeoxyribonuclease III — protein sequence MRIATWNVNSITARLPRLLAWLENTGTDVLCVQETKCSKEQFPFDELRELGYEAAVHATGRWNGVAILSKAGLADVVEGLPGDPTYDGVAEPRAVSATCGPVRVWSVYVPNGREVEHPHYAYKLQWFEALKAAVAGDAAGSRPFAVLGDYNVAPTDDDVHDITAFEGATHVTPAERAALADLRGAGLTDIVPRPLKYDRPFTYWDYRALCFPKNRGMRIDLVYGNEPFAKAVSDSYVDREERKGKGASDHAPVVVDLDV from the coding sequence ATGCGCATCGCGACCTGGAACGTCAATTCGATCACCGCCCGCCTTCCCCGGCTGCTGGCCTGGCTGGAGAACACCGGCACGGACGTGCTGTGCGTGCAGGAGACCAAGTGCTCCAAGGAGCAGTTCCCCTTCGACGAACTGCGCGAGCTGGGGTACGAGGCGGCGGTGCACGCCACGGGCCGGTGGAACGGCGTGGCCATCCTGTCCAAGGCGGGCCTGGCGGACGTGGTCGAGGGCCTGCCCGGCGACCCGACGTACGACGGCGTCGCCGAGCCGCGCGCCGTCTCGGCGACCTGCGGCCCGGTCCGCGTCTGGTCGGTGTACGTCCCCAACGGCCGCGAGGTCGAGCACCCGCACTACGCCTACAAGCTCCAGTGGTTCGAGGCGCTGAAGGCCGCGGTCGCGGGCGACGCCGCCGGCAGCCGCCCGTTCGCCGTCCTCGGTGACTACAACGTCGCGCCGACGGACGACGACGTCCACGACATCACGGCCTTCGAAGGCGCCACGCACGTCACGCCGGCCGAGCGCGCGGCCCTCGCCGACCTGCGGGGCGCGGGCCTGACGGACATCGTGCCGCGCCCCCTGAAGTACGACCGTCCCTTCACGTACTGGGACTACCGCGCCCTGTGCTTCCCGAAGAACCGCGGCATGCGCATCGACCTGGTCTACGGCAACGAGCCGTTCGCCAAGGCCGTCTCCGACTCCTACGTCGACCGCGAGGAGCGCAAGGGCAAGGGCGCTTCGGACCACGCGCCGGTGGTCGTCGACCTGGACGTGTGA
- a CDS encoding SGNH/GDSL hydrolase family protein, with product MRVRQWSTTVPFALALTVAGTAVPATAAVPQRDAAPRPLARLFDNTAVSDDTRTGGADFDGAGNSLSAQDLAAAGWTPGRPLDIDATRLTWPRTAPGKPDNVRADGQAVLLPGSGTALTFLVAATGGDVTGTGTVRYQDGSRSTYELTAPDWRTGPLSTKAVALPHVNSAAGQRAETVRLYAVTVPVRRGLKVRSVVLPKDPGPGRDLHVFSAALRRDTPGWTGSWAASSAGYTKVGPWRDQTLRLVVHAGAGGKQARIRLENTFAATPVDIGAASVAVQGSGAQAAGKPVPLTFGGERGTRIPAGAQAFSDPVRFTVPADTNLLVSFHLAGPVGAAPVHKEAIQRSYVTATGSGDRTRDADAAAFTGTLTTWPFLSGVDVTGGPGSIVALGDSITDGVKSTQGANRRWPDTLARRFQNQTALPKYGVINHGISANRIVTDRYKGDGISTDTGGVSAQHRLERDVLAQTSARTVVVFEGINDVRSGTSAAEVIEGLRNIARRAHERGLRVVAATVAPCEGYPDCYPEVDQRRQAVNAFIRNSGGTVDAVLDFDAVIRDPQRPQRMLPAYDSGDHLHPGDEGLKALAESVELRKLVP from the coding sequence ATGCGCGTACGACAATGGAGCACCACCGTTCCGTTCGCTCTCGCCCTCACGGTCGCGGGGACCGCCGTCCCGGCGACCGCCGCCGTTCCACAACGCGACGCCGCGCCCCGGCCGTTGGCGAGACTCTTCGACAACACCGCGGTCAGCGACGACACCAGAACCGGCGGCGCGGACTTCGACGGCGCCGGCAACTCCCTGTCGGCCCAGGACCTCGCCGCGGCCGGCTGGACGCCCGGCCGGCCGCTGGACATCGACGCGACCCGGCTGACCTGGCCGCGCACCGCGCCCGGCAAGCCGGACAACGTACGGGCCGACGGGCAGGCGGTCCTCCTGCCGGGCAGCGGCACCGCACTGACCTTCCTGGTCGCCGCGACCGGCGGGGACGTCACCGGCACCGGCACGGTCCGGTACCAGGACGGGTCGCGCAGCACGTACGAGCTGACCGCGCCCGACTGGCGGACCGGGCCGCTCAGCACCAAGGCGGTGGCGCTCCCGCACGTGAACTCCGCGGCAGGACAGCGCGCGGAAACGGTCCGGCTGTACGCGGTGACGGTGCCGGTGCGTCGCGGTCTGAAGGTGCGCTCGGTCGTCCTTCCCAAGGACCCCGGGCCCGGCCGTGACCTGCATGTCTTCTCGGCGGCGCTGCGCCGTGACACCCCTGGCTGGACCGGGAGTTGGGCGGCCAGCAGCGCCGGCTACACCAAGGTCGGGCCGTGGCGGGACCAGACGCTGCGGCTGGTGGTGCACGCCGGGGCCGGCGGCAAGCAGGCCCGCATCCGGCTGGAGAACACCTTCGCGGCCACACCCGTGGACATCGGCGCGGCGAGCGTCGCCGTCCAGGGCAGCGGCGCGCAGGCGGCCGGCAAGCCCGTACCGCTCACCTTCGGCGGCGAGCGCGGCACCCGTATCCCCGCCGGAGCACAGGCCTTCAGCGATCCCGTCCGGTTCACCGTCCCCGCCGACACCAACCTCCTGGTGAGCTTCCACCTCGCCGGTCCGGTCGGCGCCGCGCCCGTGCACAAGGAGGCCATCCAGCGGTCGTACGTGACCGCGACCGGCAGCGGGGACCGTACCCGCGACGCGGACGCGGCGGCCTTCACCGGCACCCTCACCACCTGGCCGTTCCTCTCCGGCGTCGACGTCACCGGCGGACCGGGGTCGATCGTGGCGCTGGGCGACTCGATCACCGACGGCGTGAAGTCGACGCAGGGCGCCAACCGGCGCTGGCCGGACACCCTGGCGCGGCGTTTCCAGAACCAGACCGCACTGCCCAAATACGGCGTGATCAACCACGGCATCTCGGCGAACCGCATCGTCACCGACCGCTACAAGGGCGACGGGATCAGCACCGACACCGGCGGCGTCAGCGCGCAGCACCGGCTGGAGCGGGACGTACTGGCCCAGACCTCGGCCCGTACCGTCGTGGTCTTCGAGGGGATCAACGACGTGCGGTCCGGCACCTCGGCCGCCGAGGTGATCGAGGGCCTCCGGAACATCGCGCGGCGGGCGCACGAGCGGGGGCTGCGCGTGGTCGCCGCGACGGTCGCGCCCTGCGAGGGCTACCCCGACTGCTACCCGGAGGTCGACCAGCGGCGGCAGGCGGTCAACGCGTTCATCCGGAACAGCGGCGGGACCGTCGACGCCGTACTGGACTTCGACGCGGTCATCCGTGACCCGCAGCGGCCGCAGCGGATGCTGCCGGCCTACGACAGCGGCGACCACCTGCACCCCGGCGACGAGGGGCTCAAGGCCCTCGCGGAGTCGGTGGAGCTGCGCAAGCTCGTGCCGTGA
- a CDS encoding DUF6278 family protein has product MNMSFLDKWRKHPVAPGGVNADPEAIAELLSECELLRAQAESEGVELDDSPRSLADLDQLRPVWREDPEVEPWLGNDAGLYLGTVLVRTVRGAAWKMWPDGQPVVRMPSGREVDVVAAGLEWAASGAPELSRLYTEVAGS; this is encoded by the coding sequence ATGAACATGTCTTTCCTGGACAAGTGGCGCAAGCATCCCGTAGCCCCCGGCGGGGTGAACGCCGACCCGGAGGCCATCGCCGAACTGCTGTCGGAGTGCGAGCTGCTACGTGCCCAGGCCGAGTCGGAGGGCGTCGAACTGGACGACTCCCCGCGGTCGTTGGCGGACCTGGACCAGCTGCGCCCGGTCTGGCGCGAGGACCCGGAGGTGGAGCCCTGGCTCGGCAACGACGCGGGTCTCTACCTCGGCACGGTCCTCGTGCGCACGGTCCGGGGCGCCGCCTGGAAGATGTGGCCCGACGGGCAGCCGGTGGTGCGGATGCCCTCCGGGCGTGAGGTGGACGTCGTGGCCGCGGGCCTGGAATGGGCGGCCAGCGGCGCCCCCGAACTCTCCCGCCTCTACACCGAGGTCGCCGGCAGCTGA
- a CDS encoding amino acid ABC transporter permease produces MDVLTHNWSLYGKGLLGTVELTVFASLLALVLGVIMAGFRVAPVGSLRVFGTVWVTVLRNTPLTLLFFAVLLGLPRFGLALPFDVFAILALGCYTSAFICEAVRSGINTVPTGQGEAARSLGMTFGQTLGTVVLPQAFRTVVPPVGSTLIALAKNSAIAGSFSVVELLGTYKTLNELGYSIIWSFLWIAVGYLIVTLTISALFNVLEKRWGVVR; encoded by the coding sequence ATGGACGTACTGACCCACAACTGGTCCCTCTACGGCAAGGGCCTGCTCGGCACCGTCGAGCTCACCGTCTTCGCCTCGTTGCTCGCCCTCGTACTCGGCGTGATCATGGCGGGCTTCCGGGTCGCACCGGTCGGCTCGCTGCGCGTCTTCGGCACGGTGTGGGTGACGGTGCTCCGCAACACCCCGCTGACGCTGCTGTTCTTCGCGGTGCTGCTCGGCCTGCCGCGCTTCGGTCTGGCACTGCCCTTCGACGTCTTCGCGATCCTGGCGCTGGGCTGCTACACCTCCGCCTTCATCTGCGAGGCGGTGCGCTCCGGCATCAACACCGTGCCGACGGGCCAGGGGGAGGCGGCCCGGAGCCTGGGCATGACGTTCGGGCAGACGCTGGGCACGGTGGTGCTGCCGCAGGCGTTCCGTACGGTCGTCCCGCCCGTCGGCTCCACCCTGATCGCGCTGGCCAAGAACTCCGCGATCGCCGGCTCCTTCAGCGTCGTCGAGCTGCTCGGCACCTACAAGACCCTCAACGAGCTGGGCTACAGCATCATCTGGTCCTTCCTCTGGATCGCCGTCGGCTATCTGATCGTGACCCTGACCATCAGCGCGCTGTTCAACGTGCTGGAGAAGCGCTGGGGAGTCGTCCGATGA
- a CDS encoding GntR family transcriptional regulator: MGEHRPVFQRIADDLRRQIDEGVLAVGARIPSRAELKRAYEASDQTVDRAVRMLKAAGYAEGQFGRGVFVADRAPLGTLLRSTGAVDSPFAARITLAKCPDGTPLTWEATSTTERATEPVARRLGIAQGDPVVCSAYEYLADRQPVQLATSWEPLAITEGTDVVFPECGPYARRGVRGRMAAIGIRVVRAEERVGSRPASSAEAESLGCPAGSCVTVVERTHFDADGRAVETSDIVVRADRWQLAYDIAFV, from the coding sequence ATGGGTGAGCACCGGCCTGTCTTCCAGCGCATCGCCGACGACCTGCGGCGGCAGATCGACGAGGGCGTCCTCGCGGTCGGCGCCCGCATCCCCTCCCGCGCCGAGCTGAAGCGGGCTTACGAGGCCAGCGACCAGACCGTGGACCGGGCGGTACGGATGCTGAAGGCGGCAGGGTACGCGGAAGGCCAGTTCGGGCGCGGGGTGTTCGTCGCGGACCGGGCGCCGCTGGGCACCCTGCTGCGCTCCACCGGCGCGGTCGACTCCCCCTTCGCCGCGCGTATCACCCTTGCGAAGTGTCCGGACGGCACGCCGTTGACGTGGGAGGCGACGTCCACGACCGAGCGGGCGACGGAGCCGGTGGCCCGGCGGCTGGGGATCGCGCAGGGCGACCCGGTGGTCTGCTCGGCCTACGAATACCTCGCCGACCGCCAGCCCGTGCAGCTCGCCACCAGCTGGGAGCCGCTGGCCATCACCGAGGGCACGGATGTGGTGTTCCCGGAGTGCGGGCCCTACGCGCGCCGCGGCGTGCGCGGACGGATGGCCGCGATCGGCATCCGGGTGGTACGCGCCGAGGAGCGGGTCGGCTCACGGCCGGCCTCCAGCGCCGAGGCGGAGTCCCTGGGCTGCCCGGCGGGCAGCTGCGTCACGGTCGTCGAGCGCACCCACTTCGACGCGGACGGGCGTGCGGTGGAGACCTCGGACATCGTCGTACGGGCCGACCGCTGGCAGCTGGCGTACGACATCGCGTTCGTCTAG
- a CDS encoding amino acid ABC transporter ATP-binding protein: MAGDALIEMRRVNKYYGNLHVLQDIDLTVGRGEVVVVIGPSGSGKSTLCRTINRLEPIQSGSITLDGRPLPEEGRELARLRADVGMVFQSFNLFAHKTVLANVVLAPVKVRRKRKEEAEQRARELLDRVGLAAHADKYPAQLSGGQQQRVAIARALAMEPKALLFDEPTSALDPEMINEVLEVMRQLARDGMTMVVVTHEMGFARSAANRVVFMADGCVVEDRTPEDFFTAPESDRAKDFLSKILKH, translated from the coding sequence ATGGCCGGTGACGCGCTGATCGAGATGCGCAGGGTCAACAAGTACTACGGGAACCTCCACGTCCTCCAGGACATCGACCTCACCGTCGGCCGCGGCGAGGTGGTCGTCGTCATCGGCCCCTCCGGCTCCGGCAAGTCGACCCTCTGCCGCACGATCAACCGCCTCGAACCGATCCAGTCCGGCTCCATCACCCTGGACGGCCGACCGCTCCCCGAAGAAGGCCGCGAGCTGGCCCGGCTGCGCGCGGACGTCGGCATGGTCTTCCAGTCCTTCAACCTCTTCGCGCACAAGACGGTGCTGGCCAACGTCGTGCTCGCGCCGGTGAAGGTACGCAGGAAGCGGAAGGAGGAGGCCGAGCAGCGGGCCCGTGAACTCCTGGACCGGGTCGGGCTCGCGGCCCACGCCGACAAGTACCCGGCCCAGCTGTCCGGCGGCCAGCAGCAGCGGGTGGCCATCGCCCGCGCGCTGGCCATGGAACCCAAGGCGCTCCTCTTCGACGAGCCGACCTCGGCGCTGGACCCGGAGATGATCAACGAGGTGCTGGAGGTCATGCGGCAGCTCGCCCGGGACGGCATGACGATGGTCGTGGTCACCCACGAGATGGGTTTCGCGCGCTCGGCCGCCAACCGCGTGGTGTTCATGGCGGACGGCTGCGTGGTGGAGGACCGCACCCCCGAGGACTTCTTCACCGCGCCGGAGAGCGACCGCGCCAAGGACTTCCTCTCCAAGATCCTCAAGCACTGA
- a CDS encoding CocE/NonD family hydrolase — MTPSRTTLRAAIGTVSAAVLATTLTATAPAAQAAPAAATAPASVRFVDIEGDGGITLKANVFTPGDADGGEKYPVIVLPTSWGMPQIEYVAQAKKLADSGYVVVGYNSRGFWQSGGNIETAGPQDVADARKVVDWALAHTPADPDKVGMAGVSYGAGISLLAAAFDPRIKAVGALSGWANLIDSIYSGRTQHAQAAGLLAGAGRITGRPSAELQTIMKDFLGSNLDKEDEMIAWGKKRSPAAYLDRINENGAAIMLGNAWGDSIFPPNQYADFFEKLKGPKRLEFRPGDHATAEATGLLGLPNDTWTHTKRWFDHYLKGADNGVDRESPVLLKSRSTGAYEGYASWKDVPSAQRRIPLNGTHEIATNRNSGADGGTIFLSSMLDQLFRLPPTASIPLLPRSAAAVWRSERYETQQRVRGTTKLHTTVTSTAGSGTAVAYLYDVGPLGTGKLITHAPFTFHDKQPGEPFAMDLDLFSTAYDVPAGHRLALVVDSVDPLYIEHNPDGAKLTFSSPAADPSWVSVPVRD, encoded by the coding sequence ATGACGCCCTCCCGCACGACGCTGCGCGCCGCGATCGGTACCGTCTCCGCGGCCGTCCTCGCCACCACCCTCACGGCCACGGCCCCCGCCGCCCAGGCGGCACCGGCCGCCGCCACCGCCCCCGCTTCCGTGCGGTTCGTCGACATCGAGGGCGACGGCGGCATCACGCTCAAGGCCAACGTCTTCACGCCCGGCGACGCCGACGGCGGCGAGAAGTACCCGGTGATCGTCCTGCCCACCAGCTGGGGCATGCCGCAGATCGAGTACGTCGCACAGGCCAAGAAGCTGGCGGACTCCGGGTACGTCGTCGTCGGGTACAACTCGCGCGGCTTCTGGCAGTCCGGCGGGAACATCGAGACCGCGGGCCCGCAGGACGTCGCCGACGCCCGCAAGGTCGTCGACTGGGCGCTCGCCCACACCCCGGCCGACCCGGACAAGGTCGGTATGGCCGGGGTGAGTTACGGCGCCGGGATCTCCCTGCTCGCCGCTGCCTTCGACCCGCGCATCAAGGCGGTCGGGGCGCTCAGCGGCTGGGCGAACCTGATCGACTCCATCTACAGCGGGCGCACCCAGCACGCCCAGGCCGCCGGGCTGCTGGCCGGCGCCGGCCGGATCACCGGGCGGCCCAGCGCCGAACTCCAGACGATCATGAAGGACTTCCTCGGCTCCAACCTGGACAAGGAGGACGAGATGATCGCGTGGGGGAAGAAGCGCTCCCCCGCGGCCTACCTCGACCGGATCAACGAGAACGGCGCGGCGATCATGCTGGGCAACGCCTGGGGCGACTCGATCTTCCCGCCGAACCAGTACGCCGACTTCTTCGAGAAGCTCAAGGGCCCCAAGCGGCTGGAGTTCCGGCCCGGCGACCACGCCACCGCGGAGGCCACCGGCCTGCTCGGGCTGCCCAACGACACCTGGACGCACACCAAGCGCTGGTTCGACCACTACCTCAAGGGCGCCGACAACGGCGTCGACCGCGAGTCCCCGGTGCTGCTCAAGTCCCGCTCCACCGGCGCCTACGAGGGGTACGCGAGCTGGAAGGACGTGCCCTCGGCCCAGCGGCGGATCCCGCTGAACGGCACGCACGAGATCGCCACGAACCGCAACAGCGGCGCGGACGGCGGCACCATCTTCCTCTCCAGCATGCTGGACCAGCTCTTCCGGCTCCCGCCGACGGCCTCGATCCCACTGCTGCCCCGCTCGGCCGCGGCCGTCTGGCGGTCCGAGCGGTACGAGACACAACAGCGGGTGCGCGGCACCACGAAGCTGCACACCACGGTCACCAGCACCGCCGGGAGCGGTACCGCCGTCGCCTACCTCTACGACGTCGGCCCGCTCGGCACCGGCAAGCTCATCACCCACGCGCCGTTCACCTTCCACGACAAGCAGCCGGGCGAGCCGTTCGCGATGGACCTGGACCTCTTCTCCACCGCGTACGACGTGCCCGCCGGGCACCGGCTGGCGCTCGTCGTGGACTCCGTCGACCCGCTCTACATCGAGCACAACCCGGACGGCGCGAAGCTCACCTTCTCCTCGCCGGCCGCCGACCCGTCGTGGGTGTCGGTACCGGTGCGGGACTGA
- a CDS encoding amino acid ABC transporter permease, giving the protein MSSTALYDVPGPRTRARHRLYGVMATLVILAVLAWVCYLLVDTGQFEGRKWTPFEYQGIQELLLRGLGNTLKAFAVAAVLSLALGAVLAAGRLSDHRPVRRLCTLLVEFFRAMPVLVMIFFIYVALRAEPLTALVVGLTLYNGSVLAEVFRSGVNSVERGQREAAYALGMRKTQVMTHVLVPQAVRAMLPTIISQLVVALKDTSLGFLITYEEFLHAGKLIASNLDYDLPFIPVVLVISPIYIGMCMLLSWLANWVGRRQRRNPKVEGEVGAAEPGNLMPGNPPL; this is encoded by the coding sequence ATGAGCAGCACCGCCCTCTACGACGTACCGGGCCCGAGAACCCGCGCCCGCCACCGCCTCTACGGCGTCATGGCGACCCTGGTGATCCTCGCCGTCCTCGCCTGGGTCTGCTACCTCCTGGTCGACACGGGCCAGTTCGAGGGGCGGAAGTGGACGCCCTTCGAGTACCAGGGCATCCAGGAGCTGCTGCTGCGGGGGCTGGGCAACACGCTCAAGGCGTTCGCGGTCGCGGCGGTGCTCTCGCTCGCGCTGGGCGCGGTGCTGGCCGCGGGGCGGCTCTCCGACCACCGGCCGGTCCGCCGGCTGTGCACCCTGCTGGTGGAGTTCTTCCGTGCCATGCCCGTGCTGGTGATGATCTTCTTCATCTACGTGGCGCTGCGGGCCGAGCCGCTGACCGCGCTGGTCGTCGGTCTGACGCTCTACAACGGCTCGGTGCTCGCCGAGGTCTTCCGCTCCGGCGTCAACTCCGTCGAGCGCGGCCAGCGCGAGGCGGCGTACGCGCTGGGCATGCGCAAGACACAGGTCATGACGCACGTCCTGGTCCCGCAGGCGGTCCGGGCCATGCTGCCCACGATCATCAGCCAGCTCGTCGTCGCGCTGAAGGACACCTCGCTCGGCTTCCTCATCACCTACGAGGAGTTCCTGCACGCGGGGAAGCTGATCGCCTCCAACCTCGACTACGACCTGCCGTTCATCCCCGTCGTCCTGGTCATCTCCCCGATCTACATCGGGATGTGCATGCTGCTGTCCTGGCTCGCCAACTGGGTGGGCAGGCGCCAGCGGCGCAACCCGAAGGTCGAGGGCGAGGTCGGCGCCGCCGAGCCGGGCAATCTGATGCCGGGCAATCCCCCGCTCTGA